One genomic segment of Erinaceus europaeus chromosome 18, mEriEur2.1, whole genome shotgun sequence includes these proteins:
- the LOC132534362 gene encoding uncharacterized protein LOC132534362: MSSKRQMPTVEEAVIWKGTDLHFWWELFWSELEGIMFIETSQKEFITVVAESHDRNLTGRNMADNLEPSTFPMQKGSLNLLRQKWESNDYQKSECCLGSSRCKPFQPRESKLLEPEGGVALAREPSDPATPGSLREEMLSSEPGERSPENKSDNSREQRQSEILKEDSLSGRRRIERFSIALDELRSVFEDPRSGNRLSGPTEHGRKVRNYILRVEVFS; encoded by the exons ATGTCTTCAAAGAGGCAAATGCCAACTGTTGAAGAGGCTGTGATTTGGAAAGGGACTGACctacatttctggtgggaat TATTTTGGTCTGAACTAGAAGGCATCATGTTcattgagacaagccagaaaga ATTTATAACTGTGGTAGCAGAGTCACACGACAGAAACTTGACAGGAAGGAACATGGCG gacaatctggagccatccacttttccaatgcagaagggttcccttAACCTCCTGAGACAGAAATGGGAATCCAACGATTACCAGAAAAGTGAATGTTGTCTTGGCAGTAGTCGCTGCAAACCTTTCCAGCCTCGAGAAAGCAAATTACTTGAACCTGAGGGAGGGGTAGCATTGGCACGTGAACCTTCAGATCCTGCAACACCAGGCAGTCTAAGAGAAGAGATGTTAAGTTCAGAGCCTGGAGAGAGAAGTCCTGAGAACAAAAGTGACAACTCCAGGGAGCAACGCCAGTCTGAAATACTGAAGGAGGATTCCTTGAGTGGTCGGCGCAGAATTGAACGCTTCTCCATTGCCCTTGATGAGCTGAGGAGTGTATTTGAGGATCCTAGGAGTGGAAACAGACTATCTGGACCTACTGAGCATGGTCGAAAGGTAAGGAACTACATTCTGAGAGTTGAGGTTTTTAGTTGA